In a genomic window of Chrysemys picta bellii isolate R12L10 chromosome 1, ASM1138683v2, whole genome shotgun sequence:
- the LOC101946216 gene encoding C-type lectin domain family 1 member B-like — protein MEDEDGYTILNFRSRNPAFTHEPSGTNKGITPPKAPDVPSESIPLPSKWRCTALILGILCLTLLVTAGILGIQGHKCNLCPENWFWYGQVCYHLSTEWKTWQGSKDYCSSHDSRLLKIENKEELVMSFPSSLTVDTKRGMNAAMGVGFILHVHIATDKMIPPMHCILGQNQGKLGRQCITLEKVIKDI, from the exons ATGGAGGATGAGGATGGATACACCATTTTAAATTTTCGTTCTAGGAATCCAGCCTTCACCCATGAACCTTCAGGAACAAACAAAGGTATCACACCGCCTAAAGCTCCTGATGTTCCCAGTG AATCCATCCCTTTGCCTTCCAAATGGCGATGCACAGCACTGATTTTGGGGATCCTCTGCCTGACGCTGCTGGTAACAGCAGGGATCTTGGGTATCCAGG GCCACAAATGCAACCTTTGCCCAGAGAATTGGTTCTGGTATGGACAAGTCTGTTACCACCTGTCTACTGAATGGAAAACATGGCAAGGAAGTAAAGATTATTGTTCTTCTCATGATTCCAGACTTCTTAAAATAGAAAACAAGGAAGAACTGGTAATGTCTTTTCCTTCTTCACTTACTGTAGATACCAAACGAGGAATGAATGCGGCAATGGGTGTAGGTTTTATATTGCATGTTCATATTGCCACTGATAAAATGATACCACCTATGCATTGTATTCTTGGTCAGAATCAAGGGAAACTTGGCAGACAATGCATTACATTAGAGAAGGTaataaaagacatttaa